In Odocoileus virginianus isolate 20LAN1187 ecotype Illinois unplaced genomic scaffold, Ovbor_1.2 Unplaced_Contig_1, whole genome shotgun sequence, a single window of DNA contains:
- the LOC110133840 gene encoding S-phase kinase-associated protein 1 produces the protein MPSIKLQSSDGEIFEVDVEIAKQSVTIKTMLEDLGMDDEGDDDPVPLPNVNAAILKKVIQWCTHHKDDPPPPEDDENKEKRTDDIPVWDQEFLKVDQGTLFELILAANYLDIKGLLDVTCKTVANMIKGKTPEEIRKTFNIKNDFTEEEEAQVRKENQWCEEK, from the coding sequence ATGCCTTCAATTAAGCTGCAGAGTTCTGATGGAGAGATATTCGAAGTTGATGTTGAAATTGCAAAACAGTCTGTGACCATCAAGACTATGTTGGAAGATTTAGGAATGGATGATGAAGGAGATGATGATCCAGTCCCCTTGCCAAATGTTAATGCAGCAATATTGAAAAAGGTCATTCAGTGGTGCACCCACCACAAGGATGATCCTCCTCCTCCCGAGGATgatgagaacaaagaaaaacGAACAGATGATATACCTGTTTGGGATCAAGAATTTCTGAAAGTTGACCAAGGGACACTCTTTGAGCTTATATTGGCAGCAAACTACTTAGACATCAAAGGTTTGCTTGATGTTACCTGCAAGACTGTTGCTAATATGATCAAGGGGAAAACTCCTGAGGAGATTCGAAAGACATTCAATATCAAAAATGATTTTACTGAGGAAGAGGAAGCCCAGGTACGCAAAGAGAACCAGTGGTGTGAGGAGAAGTGA